The Tenebrio molitor chromosome 5, icTenMoli1.1, whole genome shotgun sequence genome has a segment encoding these proteins:
- the ush gene encoding zinc finger protein ush isoform X3 yields MSRRKQSNPKPLKSDPHEKLPLDFRNETELRKGEEEWANNTDENTTATTNSTDKRSSATPPAKSKTPDKSDDDDPKSTTIKTEADSSPPRIRLKANLATDPALQSQHISIPSLKTEIETSQSPSEYLAALPSAIQNALASRGFFLPNLTETRPNETPEVARQPSVPLFICPPCGIRFSSLSTLEAHQTYYCSHRANKPVDDDAKSVGGIEPSGSQSDQDPSEPSTKNIRTGKQYTCTHCTYSADKKVSLNRHMRMHTVSPSPVNVATTTMPNGDASNDSQDRYCAECDIRFSSQKTYRAHKMHYCNSRHVMKGSVNIASKTTSSCTSGSSPTSPVDTTCRTPPSPASQIPPQQPFLALPTNPIIIVPYSLFRSASVLPGLLPSAAGLPNPDTPCFLLPNGTLQPMTQAINPNPPPQQTEVLKSVNKPKDNSINRETSSAPLDLSIRKSPELNNLVIDLGDEHEKENLKHRSPSPEKIECVPSIRGSPPSTPASQTGTSPVLSISPKRKHELETSRSNSPRLSRSTPKSNSTNERSRTSPDANPNLFEIPPSLHPLLMRAGSLSLFPPEVQMRLAELPTLPPVTPQVLVKQGVSKCKECNIVFCKHENYVVHKKHYCSARTQEDDGSKTSGSPPISPRSAGTTSPAGQYQQLICLACGIKFTSLDNLNAHQAYYCLKRGEMDVRRCGKCRGIAEPGHQCIPSGTLSGWKCPCCDVISPTASAAQRHMESHTGVKAYRCTICKYKGNTLRGMRTHIRMHFDKRSPDLQEEKYITYILDDDGANMEVHVSPATSAPGVIDDRAVSPSSEERVDSLHRCTQCMYSSPYKANVLRHAKIAHSPREAEEVTVNGSSDKATTRSMPSLDDDDIVIKKEAIEPEVIIASGDESPKDKVSEGDAKAKAEQEDEILQEASKAGPKYCKSCDISFNYYSTFIAHKKFYCSSHAGEITAASANNNNNSTRATETSVL; encoded by the exons GGGAGGAAGAATGGGCGAACAATACGGATGAAAACACGACTGCCACGACCAACTCGACGGACAAACGTTCTTCCGCCACACCTCCGGCCAAAAGCAAGACCCCCGACAAGTCAGACGATGACGATCCGAAGAGTACCACAATCAAAACGGAAGCCGATTCGTCGCCGCCGCGAATCAGACTCAAGGCGAATCTAGCCACAGATCCAGCACTCCAGTCGCAGCACATTTCCATTCCTAGTCTCAAGACCGAAATAGAGACCAGTCAGTCGCCCAGCGAGTACCTAGCGGCACTACCGTCAGCCATCCAGAACGCTCTCGCTTCCAGAGGCTTCTTTTTACCCAACCTGACCGAAACCAGGCCGAACGAAACACCAGAAGTCGCAAGACAACCCAGCGTTCCACTCTTCATCTGTCCACCTTGCGGCATCCGTTTCTCCTCTTTGAGCACTTTGGAAGCGCACCAGACCTACTACTGTTCGCATAGAGCGAACAAACCGGTAGACGACGATGCCAAGTCTGTTGGAGGAATTGAACCGAGCGGGAGTCAATCCGATCAAGATCCTTCTGAGCCTTCAACCAAAAATATCCGCACCGGGAAGCAGTACACTTGCACACATTGCACCTACAGTGCAGACAAAAAAGTCAGCCTCAACAGACACATGAGGATGCACACCGTCTCACCTAGTCCAGTCAACGTCGCCACAACCACAATGCCCAACGGAGATGCTTCCAATGATAGTCAAGATCGTTATTGCGCCGAATGCGACATACGCTTCAGTTCGCAAAAAACTTACAGAGCGCACAAGATGCACTACTGCAATTCTAGACACGTGATGAAGGGTTCGGTGAACATCGCGTCGAAGACCACGTCGAGTTGCACCTCGGGTTCGTCTCCGACGTCGCCAGTTGACACCACTTGTCGAACACCTCCATCGCCTGCCAGTCAGATTCCTCCGCAGCAACCTTTCCTGGCGTTGCCGACCAATCCGATCATAATTGTGCCATATTCCCTCTTTCGTAGTGCTAGCGTTCTTCCTGGTCTTTTACCGTCAGCAGCCGGTCTGCCAAACCCGGACACTCCATGTTTTCTTCTACCCAACGGAACTCTTCAACCGATGACGCAAGCAATCAATCCTAATCCTCCTCCTCAACAAACAGAAGTTTTGAAATCGGTCAACAAACCCAAGGACAATTCAATCAACAGGGAAACTTCGTCGGCTCCGCTGGATCTCAGCATAAGAAAGTCTCCCGAACTGAACAACTTGGTAATTGACCTCGGCGACGAACACGAAAAAGAAAACCTGAAGCATCGGTCTCCAAGTCCTGAAAAAATCGAGTGTGTACCATCTATCCGCGGATCGCCTCCTTCGACTCCGGCATCGCAAACTGGGACCTCACCAGTTTTGAGTATCTCCCCCAAACGCAAGCACGAACTAGAGACATCCAGAAGTAACAGTCCCAGACTGTCCAGGTCCACGCCAAAATCAAATTCAACAAACGAACGTTCCAGAACTAGTCCAGATGCTAATCCCAATCTTTTCGAAATTCCTCCATCTCTGCATCCGCTTCTGATGAGAGCCGGCTCGCTCTCGCTGTTTCCTCCAGAGGTCCAAATGAGACTAGCCGAGCTTCCGACACTACCTCCCGTGACTCCTCAAGTTTTGGTGAAGCAAGGAGTTTCCAAGTGCAAGGAGTGCAACATAGTATTCTGCAAACACGAGAACTACGTCGTTCACAAGAAGCACTACTGCTCGGCGAGGACTCAGGAAGATGACGGATCGAAGACTTCAGGCAGTCCTCCCATCAGTCCGCGAAGTGCGGGTACCACCAGTCCAGCGGGGCAGTACCAGCAGCTGATCTGTCTAGCTTGCGGGATCAAATTCACTTCTTTAGATAATCTCAACGCGCATCAAGCTTACTACTGCTTGAAGCGAGGGGAAATGGATGTGAGAAGGTGCGGCAAATGCAGAGGCATCGCCGAACCAGGACATCAGTGTATACCTTCCGGGACCTTGTCAGGTTGGAAATGTCCTTGCTGTGACGTGATCAGTCCGACGGCCAGTGCCGCTCAGCGTCACATGGAGTCGCACACGGGAGTCAAAGCCTACAGGTGCACCATATGCAAATACAAGGGCAACACTTTGAGGGGAATGCGGACCCACATTCGGATGCACTTCGACAAGCGATCCCCAGATCTTCAG GAGGAGAAGTACATAACCTACATCTTGGACGACGATGGTGCAAACATGGAAGTACACGTGTCGCCAGCGACGAGTGCCCCCGGCGTGATCGACGATCGGGCGGTGTCTCCTAGCTCGGAGGAGCGTGTAGATTCCTTGCACCGTTGCACCCAATGTATGTACAGCTCCCCCTACAAAGCAAACGTCTTGAGACATGCCAAAATCGCTCACAGTCCCCGAGAAGCCGAAGAAGTCACGGTGAACGGTTCGTCGGATAAAGCCACCACACGATCGATGCCCTCACTAGACGACGACGACATCGTCATCAAGAAAGAGGCCATCGAGCCCGAGGTCATCATAGCATCCGGGGACGAGTCACCGAAGGACAAAGTATCGGAGGGAGATGCGAAAGCGAAAGCAGAACAAGAGGATGAAATCCTACAGGAGGCGTCGAAAGCCGGGCCGAAGTACTGCAAGTCTTGTGATATCTCTTTTAACTACTATTCGACTTTCATCGCGCACAAGAAGTTCTACTGTTCGAGTCACGCAGGTGAAATCACGGCGGCCTCtgccaacaacaacaacaactcCACAAGGGCGACGGAAACTTCAGTACTGTAA
- the ush gene encoding zinc finger protein ush isoform X4 has translation MSRRKQSNPKPLKREEEWANNTDENTTATTNSTDKRSSATPPAKSKTPDKSDDDDPKSTTIKTEADSSPPRIRLKANLATDPALQSQHISIPSLKTEIETSQSPSEYLAALPSAIQNALASRGFFLPNLTETRPNETPEVARQPSVPLFICPPCGIRFSSLSTLEAHQTYYCSHRANKPVDDDAKSVGGIEPSGSQSDQDPSEPSTKNIRTGKQYTCTHCTYSADKKVSLNRHMRMHTVSPSPVNVATTTMPNGDASNDSQDRYCAECDIRFSSQKTYRAHKMHYCNSRHVMKGSVNIASKTTSSCTSGSSPTSPVDTTCRTPPSPASQIPPQQPFLALPTNPIIIVPYSLFRSASVLPGLLPSAAGLPNPDTPCFLLPNGTLQPMTQAINPNPPPQQTEVLKSVNKPKDNSINRETSSAPLDLSIRKSPELNNLVIDLGDEHEKENLKHRSPSPEKIECVPSIRGSPPSTPASQTGTSPVLSISPKRKHELETSRSNSPRLSRSTPKSNSTNERSRTSPDANPNLFEIPPSLHPLLMRAGSLSLFPPEVQMRLAELPTLPPVTPQVLVKQGVSKCKECNIVFCKHENYVVHKKHYCSARTQEDDGSKTSGSPPISPRSAGTTSPAGQYQQLICLACGIKFTSLDNLNAHQAYYCLKRGEMDVRRCGKCRGIAEPGHQCIPSGTLSGWKCPCCDVISPTASAAQRHMESHTGVKAYRCTICKYKGNTLRGMRTHIRMHFDKRSPDLQEEKYITYILDDDGANMEVHVSPATSAPGVIDDRAVSPSSEERVDSLHRCTQCMYSSPYKANVLRHAKIAHSPREAEEVTVNGSSDKATTRSMPSLDDDDIVIKKEAIEPEVIIASGDESPKDKVSEGDAKAKAEQEDEILQEASKAGPKYCKSCDISFNYYSTFIAHKKFYCSSHAGEITAASANNNNNSTRATETSVL, from the exons GGGAGGAAGAATGGGCGAACAATACGGATGAAAACACGACTGCCACGACCAACTCGACGGACAAACGTTCTTCCGCCACACCTCCGGCCAAAAGCAAGACCCCCGACAAGTCAGACGATGACGATCCGAAGAGTACCACAATCAAAACGGAAGCCGATTCGTCGCCGCCGCGAATCAGACTCAAGGCGAATCTAGCCACAGATCCAGCACTCCAGTCGCAGCACATTTCCATTCCTAGTCTCAAGACCGAAATAGAGACCAGTCAGTCGCCCAGCGAGTACCTAGCGGCACTACCGTCAGCCATCCAGAACGCTCTCGCTTCCAGAGGCTTCTTTTTACCCAACCTGACCGAAACCAGGCCGAACGAAACACCAGAAGTCGCAAGACAACCCAGCGTTCCACTCTTCATCTGTCCACCTTGCGGCATCCGTTTCTCCTCTTTGAGCACTTTGGAAGCGCACCAGACCTACTACTGTTCGCATAGAGCGAACAAACCGGTAGACGACGATGCCAAGTCTGTTGGAGGAATTGAACCGAGCGGGAGTCAATCCGATCAAGATCCTTCTGAGCCTTCAACCAAAAATATCCGCACCGGGAAGCAGTACACTTGCACACATTGCACCTACAGTGCAGACAAAAAAGTCAGCCTCAACAGACACATGAGGATGCACACCGTCTCACCTAGTCCAGTCAACGTCGCCACAACCACAATGCCCAACGGAGATGCTTCCAATGATAGTCAAGATCGTTATTGCGCCGAATGCGACATACGCTTCAGTTCGCAAAAAACTTACAGAGCGCACAAGATGCACTACTGCAATTCTAGACACGTGATGAAGGGTTCGGTGAACATCGCGTCGAAGACCACGTCGAGTTGCACCTCGGGTTCGTCTCCGACGTCGCCAGTTGACACCACTTGTCGAACACCTCCATCGCCTGCCAGTCAGATTCCTCCGCAGCAACCTTTCCTGGCGTTGCCGACCAATCCGATCATAATTGTGCCATATTCCCTCTTTCGTAGTGCTAGCGTTCTTCCTGGTCTTTTACCGTCAGCAGCCGGTCTGCCAAACCCGGACACTCCATGTTTTCTTCTACCCAACGGAACTCTTCAACCGATGACGCAAGCAATCAATCCTAATCCTCCTCCTCAACAAACAGAAGTTTTGAAATCGGTCAACAAACCCAAGGACAATTCAATCAACAGGGAAACTTCGTCGGCTCCGCTGGATCTCAGCATAAGAAAGTCTCCCGAACTGAACAACTTGGTAATTGACCTCGGCGACGAACACGAAAAAGAAAACCTGAAGCATCGGTCTCCAAGTCCTGAAAAAATCGAGTGTGTACCATCTATCCGCGGATCGCCTCCTTCGACTCCGGCATCGCAAACTGGGACCTCACCAGTTTTGAGTATCTCCCCCAAACGCAAGCACGAACTAGAGACATCCAGAAGTAACAGTCCCAGACTGTCCAGGTCCACGCCAAAATCAAATTCAACAAACGAACGTTCCAGAACTAGTCCAGATGCTAATCCCAATCTTTTCGAAATTCCTCCATCTCTGCATCCGCTTCTGATGAGAGCCGGCTCGCTCTCGCTGTTTCCTCCAGAGGTCCAAATGAGACTAGCCGAGCTTCCGACACTACCTCCCGTGACTCCTCAAGTTTTGGTGAAGCAAGGAGTTTCCAAGTGCAAGGAGTGCAACATAGTATTCTGCAAACACGAGAACTACGTCGTTCACAAGAAGCACTACTGCTCGGCGAGGACTCAGGAAGATGACGGATCGAAGACTTCAGGCAGTCCTCCCATCAGTCCGCGAAGTGCGGGTACCACCAGTCCAGCGGGGCAGTACCAGCAGCTGATCTGTCTAGCTTGCGGGATCAAATTCACTTCTTTAGATAATCTCAACGCGCATCAAGCTTACTACTGCTTGAAGCGAGGGGAAATGGATGTGAGAAGGTGCGGCAAATGCAGAGGCATCGCCGAACCAGGACATCAGTGTATACCTTCCGGGACCTTGTCAGGTTGGAAATGTCCTTGCTGTGACGTGATCAGTCCGACGGCCAGTGCCGCTCAGCGTCACATGGAGTCGCACACGGGAGTCAAAGCCTACAGGTGCACCATATGCAAATACAAGGGCAACACTTTGAGGGGAATGCGGACCCACATTCGGATGCACTTCGACAAGCGATCCCCAGATCTTCAG GAGGAGAAGTACATAACCTACATCTTGGACGACGATGGTGCAAACATGGAAGTACACGTGTCGCCAGCGACGAGTGCCCCCGGCGTGATCGACGATCGGGCGGTGTCTCCTAGCTCGGAGGAGCGTGTAGATTCCTTGCACCGTTGCACCCAATGTATGTACAGCTCCCCCTACAAAGCAAACGTCTTGAGACATGCCAAAATCGCTCACAGTCCCCGAGAAGCCGAAGAAGTCACGGTGAACGGTTCGTCGGATAAAGCCACCACACGATCGATGCCCTCACTAGACGACGACGACATCGTCATCAAGAAAGAGGCCATCGAGCCCGAGGTCATCATAGCATCCGGGGACGAGTCACCGAAGGACAAAGTATCGGAGGGAGATGCGAAAGCGAAAGCAGAACAAGAGGATGAAATCCTACAGGAGGCGTCGAAAGCCGGGCCGAAGTACTGCAAGTCTTGTGATATCTCTTTTAACTACTATTCGACTTTCATCGCGCACAAGAAGTTCTACTGTTCGAGTCACGCAGGTGAAATCACGGCGGCCTCtgccaacaacaacaacaactcCACAAGGGCGACGGAAACTTCAGTACTGTAA
- the ush gene encoding zinc finger protein ush isoform X1, which produces MIFWKIVSGRTLNFLLRFYTDPQGDPHEKLPLDFRNETELRKGEEEWANNTDENTTATTNSTDKRSSATPPAKSKTPDKSDDDDPKSTTIKTEADSSPPRIRLKANLATDPALQSQHISIPSLKTEIETSQSPSEYLAALPSAIQNALASRGFFLPNLTETRPNETPEVARQPSVPLFICPPCGIRFSSLSTLEAHQTYYCSHRANKPVDDDAKSVGGIEPSGSQSDQDPSEPSTKNIRTGKQYTCTHCTYSADKKVSLNRHMRMHTVSPSPVNVATTTMPNGDASNDSQDRYCAECDIRFSSQKTYRAHKMHYCNSRHVMKGSVNIASKTTSSCTSGSSPTSPVDTTCRTPPSPASQIPPQQPFLALPTNPIIIVPYSLFRSASVLPGLLPSAAGLPNPDTPCFLLPNGTLQPMTQAINPNPPPQQTEVLKSVNKPKDNSINRETSSAPLDLSIRKSPELNNLVIDLGDEHEKENLKHRSPSPEKIECVPSIRGSPPSTPASQTGTSPVLSISPKRKHELETSRSNSPRLSRSTPKSNSTNERSRTSPDANPNLFEIPPSLHPLLMRAGSLSLFPPEVQMRLAELPTLPPVTPQVLVKQGVSKCKECNIVFCKHENYVVHKKHYCSARTQEDDGSKTSGSPPISPRSAGTTSPAGQYQQLICLACGIKFTSLDNLNAHQAYYCLKRGEMDVRRCGKCRGIAEPGHQCIPSGTLSGWKCPCCDVISPTASAAQRHMESHTGVKAYRCTICKYKGNTLRGMRTHIRMHFDKRSPDLQEEKYITYILDDDGANMEVHVSPATSAPGVIDDRAVSPSSEERVDSLHRCTQCMYSSPYKANVLRHAKIAHSPREAEEVTVNGSSDKATTRSMPSLDDDDIVIKKEAIEPEVIIASGDESPKDKVSEGDAKAKAEQEDEILQEASKAGPKYCKSCDISFNYYSTFIAHKKFYCSSHAGEITAASANNNNNSTRATETSVL; this is translated from the exons GGGAGGAAGAATGGGCGAACAATACGGATGAAAACACGACTGCCACGACCAACTCGACGGACAAACGTTCTTCCGCCACACCTCCGGCCAAAAGCAAGACCCCCGACAAGTCAGACGATGACGATCCGAAGAGTACCACAATCAAAACGGAAGCCGATTCGTCGCCGCCGCGAATCAGACTCAAGGCGAATCTAGCCACAGATCCAGCACTCCAGTCGCAGCACATTTCCATTCCTAGTCTCAAGACCGAAATAGAGACCAGTCAGTCGCCCAGCGAGTACCTAGCGGCACTACCGTCAGCCATCCAGAACGCTCTCGCTTCCAGAGGCTTCTTTTTACCCAACCTGACCGAAACCAGGCCGAACGAAACACCAGAAGTCGCAAGACAACCCAGCGTTCCACTCTTCATCTGTCCACCTTGCGGCATCCGTTTCTCCTCTTTGAGCACTTTGGAAGCGCACCAGACCTACTACTGTTCGCATAGAGCGAACAAACCGGTAGACGACGATGCCAAGTCTGTTGGAGGAATTGAACCGAGCGGGAGTCAATCCGATCAAGATCCTTCTGAGCCTTCAACCAAAAATATCCGCACCGGGAAGCAGTACACTTGCACACATTGCACCTACAGTGCAGACAAAAAAGTCAGCCTCAACAGACACATGAGGATGCACACCGTCTCACCTAGTCCAGTCAACGTCGCCACAACCACAATGCCCAACGGAGATGCTTCCAATGATAGTCAAGATCGTTATTGCGCCGAATGCGACATACGCTTCAGTTCGCAAAAAACTTACAGAGCGCACAAGATGCACTACTGCAATTCTAGACACGTGATGAAGGGTTCGGTGAACATCGCGTCGAAGACCACGTCGAGTTGCACCTCGGGTTCGTCTCCGACGTCGCCAGTTGACACCACTTGTCGAACACCTCCATCGCCTGCCAGTCAGATTCCTCCGCAGCAACCTTTCCTGGCGTTGCCGACCAATCCGATCATAATTGTGCCATATTCCCTCTTTCGTAGTGCTAGCGTTCTTCCTGGTCTTTTACCGTCAGCAGCCGGTCTGCCAAACCCGGACACTCCATGTTTTCTTCTACCCAACGGAACTCTTCAACCGATGACGCAAGCAATCAATCCTAATCCTCCTCCTCAACAAACAGAAGTTTTGAAATCGGTCAACAAACCCAAGGACAATTCAATCAACAGGGAAACTTCGTCGGCTCCGCTGGATCTCAGCATAAGAAAGTCTCCCGAACTGAACAACTTGGTAATTGACCTCGGCGACGAACACGAAAAAGAAAACCTGAAGCATCGGTCTCCAAGTCCTGAAAAAATCGAGTGTGTACCATCTATCCGCGGATCGCCTCCTTCGACTCCGGCATCGCAAACTGGGACCTCACCAGTTTTGAGTATCTCCCCCAAACGCAAGCACGAACTAGAGACATCCAGAAGTAACAGTCCCAGACTGTCCAGGTCCACGCCAAAATCAAATTCAACAAACGAACGTTCCAGAACTAGTCCAGATGCTAATCCCAATCTTTTCGAAATTCCTCCATCTCTGCATCCGCTTCTGATGAGAGCCGGCTCGCTCTCGCTGTTTCCTCCAGAGGTCCAAATGAGACTAGCCGAGCTTCCGACACTACCTCCCGTGACTCCTCAAGTTTTGGTGAAGCAAGGAGTTTCCAAGTGCAAGGAGTGCAACATAGTATTCTGCAAACACGAGAACTACGTCGTTCACAAGAAGCACTACTGCTCGGCGAGGACTCAGGAAGATGACGGATCGAAGACTTCAGGCAGTCCTCCCATCAGTCCGCGAAGTGCGGGTACCACCAGTCCAGCGGGGCAGTACCAGCAGCTGATCTGTCTAGCTTGCGGGATCAAATTCACTTCTTTAGATAATCTCAACGCGCATCAAGCTTACTACTGCTTGAAGCGAGGGGAAATGGATGTGAGAAGGTGCGGCAAATGCAGAGGCATCGCCGAACCAGGACATCAGTGTATACCTTCCGGGACCTTGTCAGGTTGGAAATGTCCTTGCTGTGACGTGATCAGTCCGACGGCCAGTGCCGCTCAGCGTCACATGGAGTCGCACACGGGAGTCAAAGCCTACAGGTGCACCATATGCAAATACAAGGGCAACACTTTGAGGGGAATGCGGACCCACATTCGGATGCACTTCGACAAGCGATCCCCAGATCTTCAG GAGGAGAAGTACATAACCTACATCTTGGACGACGATGGTGCAAACATGGAAGTACACGTGTCGCCAGCGACGAGTGCCCCCGGCGTGATCGACGATCGGGCGGTGTCTCCTAGCTCGGAGGAGCGTGTAGATTCCTTGCACCGTTGCACCCAATGTATGTACAGCTCCCCCTACAAAGCAAACGTCTTGAGACATGCCAAAATCGCTCACAGTCCCCGAGAAGCCGAAGAAGTCACGGTGAACGGTTCGTCGGATAAAGCCACCACACGATCGATGCCCTCACTAGACGACGACGACATCGTCATCAAGAAAGAGGCCATCGAGCCCGAGGTCATCATAGCATCCGGGGACGAGTCACCGAAGGACAAAGTATCGGAGGGAGATGCGAAAGCGAAAGCAGAACAAGAGGATGAAATCCTACAGGAGGCGTCGAAAGCCGGGCCGAAGTACTGCAAGTCTTGTGATATCTCTTTTAACTACTATTCGACTTTCATCGCGCACAAGAAGTTCTACTGTTCGAGTCACGCAGGTGAAATCACGGCGGCCTCtgccaacaacaacaacaactcCACAAGGGCGACGGAAACTTCAGTACTGTAA